Genomic DNA from Salinibacter pepae:
CCGTCGCATCCTCCGCAGGGGGCACGGGAAGCAGGTCTCCGTGGAGCGCACGTTCGTGCTCAACGATGGCCCGCAGCTCGCGGAGGAGGTCGTGCATCGGATGGGAGAGCGGTCGTAAAAGCTACGTGGTTTGCTCGTGGCGGGCGGCCAGTACGCGGTCGAGCAGGGCCTCGGCCACCTCGGCCTTCGGCATCCGGGGGAGGTTCTCGGTCGCGCCGTCGGGCCGAAGGAGCGTCACCCGGTTCGTGGAGGCCCCGAAGCCGGCCCCGTCCTCCGTCGGGTCGTTAACCACAACCCAGTCGAGGTTCTTCTCGTCCCGCTTGCGCCGGGCGTTGTCGAGGAGGTCGTCGGTTTCCAGCGCGAATCCCACGAGGACCTGACCGGGCTGCTTGTGCTCCCCGAGGGTTTGTAGGATATCGGGGGTGCGGCGGAGGTGCAAGACCCGGTCGTCGTCCGTCTTCTTCCGTTTGGAGGTCGACGGGTCGGCCGGGGCGTAGTCGGCCACCGCGGCGGCCATAAACACGTAGTCGGCGTCCGTGCGCCGGGCCTGCACGGCCTCGTTCATCTCCTCGGCCGTTTCTACGGGCACGACCTCCACGTCCGGCGGGGGGGAGAGGGCGGTGGGCCCCGTCACGAGCGTCACCGACGCGCCGCGCGCCGCCGCGGCTTCGGCCAGGGCGTAGCCCATCGTTCCCGTCGAGGGGTTCGTGAGGACGCGGGCCGGGTCGATGGGCTCGCGGGTGGGGCCGGCGGTCACGAGCACGTCGTGCCCGACCAGGGACGCGTCTTCGTGCGTCTCGGTCTCCGTAAGCATCTCGGCCACACGTTCCAGAATGGCCTCGGGCTCGGGCATTCGACCCTGCCCCACGAGCCCGCTCGCGAGCTCGCCGTGGGCGGCGGGCATCACCTCGTACCCGATCTCTTGAAGCCGCTCCAGGTTGTCCTGCGTCGCGGCGTGTCGGTACATGTCCCGATCCATGGCCGGACACACCAGAAGCGGGCAGCGGGCCGAAAGGGCCGTGGCCGTGAGCATCGAGTCGCAGAAGCCGTGGGCGAGCTTGGCGACCGTCTGGGCCGTGGCGGGGGCCACGACGAAGAGGTCCCCCCACTGGCCCAACGTGACGTGCTTCGTCCACGCCCCCTCCTCATTTTCCGGAAAGATGTCCGTCAACACCTCTTTCTCGGAGAGCGTCCCGAGTGTGAGCGGCGTTACGAAGCGCTCGGCGTCCGGGGTCATGAGCACCTGCACCTCGGCCCCGGCCTTCTTCAGGTGCCGCACGAGCGGCGCGGCCTTGTACGCCGCGATGCTGCCCGTGACCCCCAGCACCACACATCGTCCGGACAGGTCGAGGGGGGTGGGCATTGGGGGGAGCGGAGCAACGAAGAAGCAACAGGCCGGTCGGTGGGTCCCTTGCCCGCGAGCCCGCAGGGGGGAGGATCACCCGCCGGATTCGGGGACGGGGCGACGGCGGATCGTTCGTCTGGGAGCACGGCCCGCACGCGCAGTCCGTCCCCCCGCACGGACGCACGACTGGACGAGACGAACGGGCGGACTACTCGTCGTCGGGCTTGCGGTAGTAGATCTTGTCCTCGAGAAACTCGTCGATGGCGACCTCCGTCGGCTCGGGCTGTTTCTCGTACTCGAGGGAGACCTTCTCCTGCTCCTCCTGCATGCGGGCGTCCTCCATTTCCGGCCCGAAGCCCTCAAAGTAGGACAGCTTGTCGTCCAGCTCCGAGCGCGTATCGGAGGCCACCTGCCGCGACCGCTTTGACAGAATGGCGACGGTCTCGTAGAGGTTGCCGGTCTTTTCGGCCAGCTTGTCCAGGTCTAACGTTTCGATTGCCATGGGTAGAACGGGGCTACTTCGAAAGAAGGTGAGGGCCCGAGCGGTGGGCGCCGGTGGCGTGTGCGGCCTTGTGGGCACGTGTTCGAAGGGACGACCGTCCGGTCTCGCCCACGGGTGTACCCTGTGCCTGCCGTCACGAACTCAGAAACTGACGAATTCGGGTGAGGGTTTCCTCGACCGCGGTGTCCAGGTCATCATTCACGACCACCGCATCGCAGTCGTCGGCCCGATCCATTTCCTGCTCGACCCGGTCGAGGCGGTCCTGAAGCGACTCACGGTCCTCGGTGCCGCGTCCTTCGAGCCGGCGCCGCAGCTCGTCGAGGGACGGGGGGGCCACGAACAGTATGAGGGCGTCGTCCCCGAAAATGCGCTTGACGTTGAGGGCCCCTTTCACGTCAATGTCGAGCAGCACAGGCCCGTCGTTGGCCTGGTCTTCGACCTCCGAGCGGAGCGTCCCGTAGAACTGATCGGGGTACACCTCTTCGTACTCGAGCAGATCGCCGGCATCGATCCGGGCGCGAAATTCCTCCGGGGAGAGAAAGTGGTAGTCCACCCCGTCCGTCTCGTCGGGGCGCGGGGCCCGCGTCGTGGCCGATACGGAAAACTGCATGTCCGGCATCGCCTCCAGTACCCGATGGGCAATGGTGGTCTTGCCGGCGCCGCTCGGGGCCGTCAGTACGACGATGTTGCGGTCGGGCATCGTGCGTTGAGGGTTCAGTGTTCGGGGTCGAGGATTGGGGGCAAACCGTCTTCCGGAACGCTCAACGCCCAACCCTCAACGAATTATTCCACGTTTCGAATCTGCTCTTTAATCTTTTCGATCTCCTCCTTCATCTCCACCGCCTCCCGGGAGATGGTTTCGTCGTCGGCCTTGGCCCCGATCGTGTTCGCCTCCCGGTGGATTTCCTGGGTGATGAACTTCAGTTTGCGGCCGGACGGCTCGTCGGCGTCGAGGGCCTCCCGAAACATCTTGAGGTGGGAGTGGAGGCGGACGCACTCCTCGGTCACGTCGAGCTTATCGGCGAGGAGGGCCATTTCGGTTTCGAGGCGGTCGGCGTCGAGGTGCTCGTCGTCGAGCAGCTCCCCGAGGCGATCGCGGAGCTGGGCCTGCCGCTCCTCCACGCGGGCCGGGGCCCGTGCCTCGATCGCGTCGAGGTGCTCGTCGATGGCGCGGGTGCGCCGTTCCAGGTCGTCGCGCAGCGCGTCGCCCTCCTCGCGGCGCATCGCCTGCAGGTCGTCGATGGCGGCGTCGAGGGCCTGCGTCACGGCCGGCCATGCGCGCTGAATTTTGGCCGCCTCCCGCTCCTCCTCCCCCGCAAAGATGTCCTCAAACTCCAGCAGGTGATCGATCCGAATCGGCGCCTCGATCTGTGCGGCCGCGGCGAGCTGTTCCAGGCGCCGCTTGTGGTGCATCGCCGCGTCGGCGTCCACGTCGACCGGCAGGGGGTCCGCACCCTTGAGCTCGGCGGAAACGTTGACGTCGAATTGGCCCCGCTCGAAGGCCTCCTTCATCTGCATCCGCACGTCCGACTCCGCCTCGGGGAGCGGGTCCGGGAGGTGGACGAAGACGTTGAGGTGGCGCTTGTTCGTCGACTGGATTTCTACGGTCGCCGAGGCGTCCTCGGTGCTGGCGTGGCCGCGCCCGAAGCCCGTCATGCTACGAATCATAAGGGGGAGGCGGAAGAACGAGGGGGAGCGCGAATAAGGGGCCCATTTTCGAAATCCCGCCTTCCGGGCGGAAGACGGGGACTGGGCGTGCGGGACGGAACGGGCCGCGGGACAGACGGCGGAGGGGGAGGGATTCGAACCCTCGGTACCGTAAAACGGCACACTCGCTTTCCAGGCGAGCACCTTCGACCACTCGGTCACCCCTCCAAAAATATTGGGACGGGAGCGAGGAGGGCGACGATGTCGCCCCTCAGTCCTCCCGCGCGTCGCGTCAGACGTCCATAATCTGTTCGGTTTTCTGCTCCAAGAGCCCCTCCACCGTTTCGGTGTGGGCGTCGGTGATGTCCTGAAGGTCTTCCTCGGCGCCGTAACGGACATCTTCGGAGAAGTTCTCCGCCTCGACGACATTCTGGATCTCGTTCTTGGCGTCGCGCCGGATGTTGCGGATCGAAATCTTCGTTTCTTCGGCCCGCTCGCGGCTGGTCTCCACGAGCTCCTTGCGCCGCTCTTCGGAGAGGGGCGGGATCGGAATGCGAATCTTTTCGCCGTCGTTGTTCGGGTTCAGGCCCAGGTCGGCCTTCATGATGCCCCGCTCGATGTTTTCGATGGCGCTGCGGTCGAACGGCTGCACGACGATGAGGTCGGGCTGCGGCGCGCTCACGCTGGCGACCTGCTCCAGGGGGGTCTGGGAGCCGTAGTATTCGACCGTCACGTTTTCGAGCATGGCCGGGGAGGCCCGTCCGGCGCGAATCGTGCGCAGCTCCGAACGCATGTACGAGACCGACTCCTCCATCTCTTCGTCGGCCTCGTCCAGAATGTCCTGAATGGGGTCGTCGGGCATGGGCGACAGGGCGGTTGGTGAGCGAGAGAATGGGGGCGGGAGGGGCGTCAGGCCGGCACCCGTTCGGTGGACGCCCTGGCCTCGTCCCAATGCACGTGGGTGCCCACGGTTTCTCCTTCGAGGAGGCGCCGCAGGTTGTTCGACGTGCCCATGTTGAACACGACGATGGGCATCTTCGACTCCTGGCAGAGCGTGAGGGCGGTCATGTCCATGACGCGCAGGTCGCGATCGATGACTTCCTGTCCGTGGATCTGTTTGAAGCGCTCGGCGGAGGCGTCCTCCTCGGGGTCTGCGGTGAAGATGCCGTCCACGCGGGTGCCTTTCAGGATCACGTCGGCGTCGATCTCCAGCCCCCGGAGGGCGGCGGCGGTGTCGGTCGTGAAGTACGGGTTGCCGGTGCCGGCCCCAAAGATGACGACCCGCCCCTTTTCGAGGTGCCGGATGGCGCGGCGGCGGATAAACGGTTCGGCGATCTCCTCCATCTTGATGCTCGACTGCAGGCGTGTGACGAGATCGACCTGCTCGAAGGCATCCTGGAGCGCCATGCCGTTGATCATGGTGGCCAGCATGCCCATGTAGTCCGCATGAGCCCGTGTCATGCCCTCCATGGCGTGCTCCACCCCCCGAAAGATGTTGCCGCCCCCAATGACGACGGCCACCTCGGCCCCGGCCTCGACGGCGGTCTTGACCTCGTTCGCGTAGGTGCGGAGAACGGCCTCGTCGATCCCAAACTCCCGGTCCCCCAACAGGGCCTGGCCACTGAGCTTCAGCAGCACACGCTGGTGGTCGAGGGATGAAGTGGATTCGTCGTCGGGGGAAGCGCTCATAAGGGAGGCACCGTCAGGTGCGTGTTCGGGTTCGCTGTGCGGGCGTCGGACGACTCCCCGCTGGGGAAGGGGAACAGGGCCGAGACGGCTTGGGAAGACGAGAGGAATTGCATAGCGGTCCGGTGCGGGCGCGAACCGATTGCGGCCCGACGCGGGGCCGACGAGAGGCGACACGCCCGCATCGTCAGTCGCCGAGGGCGTAGCGCGTGAACCGTGCCACCGACAGGCCGGCGTCGTCGAGCATGTCTTTTACCGACACCGACGAGTCCTTCACGAAGGCCTGCTCCATCAATACGTGGTCCTCGAAGAACCGCTCGAGCTTCCCCTCCACAATGTTGTCGATCACGTGCTCGGGCTTGCCCTCGTTGACGGCGGCCTCGCGGGCCACTTCGCGCTCTTCCGCCTTCACCTCGTCGGGCACCTCGTCCCGGGTGACGGCGATCGGTTCGAGGGCGGCGACCTGCATGGCGACGTCGCGGCCGGTCTCCTCCGCCTCGCCGTCGCCGTGCACCTCCACGAGCACGCCGAGCTTCGAGCCGGGGTGGACGTACGAGATGATCTGGCCCTCTTCACTCTCGAGCACGTCGAAGCGGCGAATCGTGAGCTTCTCGCCGATGCGGCCGGTAAGGGCCACCAGCTCTTCTTCGATCGTCACGTCGTCCTCGTAGGGAAGGCTCTCCAGCGCCTCCAGGTCGTCGGGGGTCTCTTCGAGCACCCGCTCCGCCGCCGTGTCGGCGAACGACTGGAAGTCCTCGTTGCGGGCGACGAAGTCGGTTTCGCAGTTGATCTCGACGATGGCGCCGGCGTGGCCGTCGTCGGACACGGCCGTCACGACGAGGCCCTCGTCGGCCTCCACGGCGGCACGGTCGTCCGCCACCTCCTGGCCCTTCTTGCGGAGCAGGCTGACGGCCTCGTCGAAGTCGCCGTCGGTCTCCTGCAGGGCCTCTTTGCAGTCCATCATGCCGACGCCGGTGGCGTCGCGCAACTCTTTTACCTGTTTGGCAGAAACGCTCATGTCTCGTCGGTTGGGGAGGGATCGGGTGAAATGGGCAGCGCGGGGAAGATGGAGGGGGATGCGGGCCCTACGCGGCCGCCTTTTTCTTCTCTTCCTTCTTCATGCGGCGCTCCTGCAGGCCTTCCTGGACGGCGTCCGTGAGGGTCGACGTCACCAGCTCGATCGAGCTCAGCGCGTCGTCGTTCACCGGAATCGGGTAGTCGATGTTCTTCGGGTTTCCGTTGGTGTCGACCATCGCGATGATCGGAATGCCGAGGTTGTTGGCCTCGCTCACCGCAATGTCTTCCCGCTGCACGTCGACGATGTAAATGGCGCTGGGCAGGTTGGCCATGTCGCGGATGCCGCCGAGCGTCTCCTCCAGCTTCTCGTGCTCGCGGAGCCGCATCAGCTTCTCCTTCTTCTTGAGCTTGTCGAGCGTGCCGTCCCGGTCCATCCGCTCGATCTCTTCCATGCGGCGGATCGACTTCCGGATCGTCTGGAAGTTGGTCATGGTGCCGCCAAGCCAGCGGTCGACCATGTGCGGCATGCCGCACTCCTCGGCGTGCTCGCGGACGATGTCCTCGGCCTGCTTCTTGGTGCCGGCGAAGAGAATCTTCTTGCCGCGCCGTGCAAACCGCCTGGCCGCCTCGGCCGCCTCGTCCAGGAGAACCTGGCTTTGCATCAGGTCGATGATGTGGATGTTGTTCCGCTCCATGAAGATGTACTTCTCCATGCGCGGATTCCACCGGCTCGTCAGGTGGCCGAAGTGGGCCCCGGCCTTCAGAAGCTCCTCGATGGTTGCGCGATGAGAGGTTTCCTCCTCCGAGGCCGCCTCCGACGCGTCGTCCCCATCGTCCGTGTCTTGGGGCGCGGCGTCAGGGGCGTCTTCGTCAGGGGCGTCTTCGTCAGGGGCGTTCTCGTCGGGCGCGTCTGCATCGGCGTCCGCAGCGGCTGCCTCGTTCGTGGAGTCCGAAGCGGGGGCGTCCGGAGTTTGAGGGGCGTCTTCGTCGGGGGCGTCTTCGTCCTGAACGTCAGGGGTGTCCGTAGTCGTCTCGTCAGCCATAGTAGAATCTACAAATGCGTGGGAGATTGGGTTTGCACTACTACGACCGTCGCCTGCGCAGCGAAACCACGGTTTGGGGGATGGGGCGTGGGAGTAGAACGGCGCAGGATCTCCTGCGCGCCGCTCCCACGCACCTGTGCTTTCAAACCCAGGGCGCGGTCAACCCACTGTCGCATCGGGCCGTATGGTTGATTGGTGCAGCGTTGAACGGCGGGGGCCGGGCGCTGAACGAATCCCGTTCGGGGCGCGGCGCCGCGCCATTCGCGACTGTCTAACGCTTGCTGTACTGGCTCTTCTTCCGGGCGCCGGGCTGGCCGTACTTCTTGCGCTCGACCATCCGGTCGTCGCGGGTCAGGTAGCCGGCGTCGCGGAGGGGCGCGCGCAGCTCCTCGTCGTACTCAACGAGGGCGCGGGCAATGCCAAGCCGAATGGCCTCGGCCTGCCCGGTGAGGCCGCCGCCGGAGGCGTTGACCTTCACGTTGAACTGACCAATCGTGTCGGTCGCGTCGAAAGGCTGGTCGAGGGTGCGGCGGCGCCAGGCAACCGGAAAGTAGTCCTCGGCGTCTCGCTCGTTGACGACGAAACTGGAGCCGTCGCCCGGGCGCAGATACACACGCGCCGTGGAGGTCTTACGGCGCCCAATGGCCTGGTATTGGGTCATCTTGGGCATAGGAACGGAATCGGGATTTCGGAAAAGTGCGTCGGCAAAAGGGCAGGCGAACCGCTACGCGTTCTCAAGCGGCTCGGGCTGCTGGGCCTCGTGGGGGTGGTCCGGGCCGGCGTAGACCTGCAGCTTTTTGAACGTGTCCCGCCCGAGGGGCCCGGTGGGCAGCATGCCCTCCACGGCCTCCTCAATGATGTATGTGGGCTTGTCTGCGCGCATCTCTTCGGGGGAGTGGGAGTGATCGCCGCCCGGGTACCCGCTGTACTCGTGGTATTCCTTCTGCTGCTCCTTCCTGCCTGTGAACCGGGCCTTGTCCGCATTCACCACGATCACGTGGTCGCCCGTGTCCACGTGTGGCGTGAAGGTCGGCTTGTGCTTGCCGCGGAGCACGCGAGCAATTTGGGAGGCAAGGCGGCCCACGACCCGGTTCGTGGCGTCCACGACGTACCAGTCGCGCTCCACCTCGTCCGGCTTGGCGTTAAAGGTCTTGAAGCTTTGCGTGTCCATCGGTCGGAATCCGTCGGTTGGCACAGGTCCGGAGGACGAGGCGGATGCACGAAGTGGTGCAACACCACGAGAATGCCCCGCAAGCACCGCAGGGCCGAGAAGCCCGCCGGGGGCGGAGGCATCGGCAGCGTGCGAGATGCTCTTCGGCGCCGCGTCCCCACATCAAAAGATTTATTGCAGTCACTGTCGCACGGATGAGGGCGGACCAGGTTTTCGCGCCCCGAAGGGATTCCTGTAATCTTGACGGAGGTGGGGGCGGAAAGAGGGGGGCGAACCGGGAGAGGCCCCGCCGAAGGTCGGGGCGAGGAGGAACTCTGACCGGGGGGGATCATTCCAATTGGGCTTCATAGCGTTGACTGAATGGTCCCGCTCGGTCGCATGTTGACCATCGACATCACGTCCCTTTCGACGGGCATCCACCATGTGGAGTTCGCCCCTTCGGCGAGCCAGGCCGACCTGGACCCCACCACGTTCAGCGACGTGCAGGTCGACGCGGAGCTGCAGTACCACCGCGACCGCATTCTGGTGAAGATGCACGCGACGGCCACGGCCGAGCTGACGTGCGATCGTACCCTTCAGCCTTACGACGAGGCCCTGGAGGGCCAGTACAACGTGCTCTTCGGGCCGCCGTCTATGGTGGGGCAGGAGGGGGACGAGTTTGAGGAGGTGCGGCCGCTCGACGCCTCCGACCGGGAGATCGACCTCACGGACATGGTCCGCGACACGCTGCTCCTCGCCATTCCGCAGCGTCGCATTGCCCCGGGGGCCGAAGACGAGCCCATTGAACGAGAGTTCGGGGGCACGGACGACGCCAACGAGGACGACAGTGCCCCCGTTGACCCACGCTGGAGTGCCCTGGAGGAGCTGAAAGACGATGAGTAGCGCCGTGCTCCCTCGTCAGGCCAGCCCCACCGGTATAAATTCTACGCGAAATGAGGCCCGGCTTCTGAACACCGACGGGGATCCTTCCATCATACGGGAGCCTTTGCCCGAGGTGCTTGGCGGACTTCCGCCACGAATTCGACGTTCATTGTCCCGACGACCCTGAGTCATGGCTGTCCCGAAACGACGACATTCGAAGTCGCGCACCCGAAAGCGCCGCTCGACCTATTACAATGAGCTGGAGCCCCCCCAGCTCATGGAGTGCAACAACTGCGGCAACCCGAAGGTGATGCACCGGGCGTGCAAGCACTGCGGCCACTACCGCGGCCGTCAGGTTATCGAGCCGTCCGACGAACTGATCGCGTAGGGGGCGGAACGGGCAGTCGCCCGGCACCCCCACCGATGCGGCCCGTATTCGGGGCCGGCTTCTCCCATGCGTCGCGCGTCCCGCCCGGGGGGGGCTGCTTTTTTGTCGGGTCTTCGTTCCGAACACGGAGGCGCGTCCGGCGATTGTCTCTGCGTACGCCTATGTTTGCGCCGGAGTGGCGCCGCACTTCTGAGGGGAACAGTGCCCTCTCTTCCGGCGAGGCGACAGGCGTTTCCCCGGCACGCATGTTCTGGCAGACACACGGACGGTTCGTATGGCAGCATCGCGTATCGCAGTGGACGCAATGGGGGGCGACAACGCCCCGGAAGCAGTCGTGGAGGGGGCCATTCAGGCCCTCCACCAGACGCAGGGCGAGCTGTCGGTGCTCCTCGTGGGCCCCGAAGAGCGGCTCCACGGCCTTCTGGCGTCGCGCCCGGAGGCTCCTGAGGAGCGGCTCCGCATTGTCGATGCCCCCGAGGCAATTGGCATGGGGGAGACGCCGTCGACCGCCGTCAAGCAGAAGCCCAATTCGTCCATCCACCAGGGCCTCGCGGCGCATCACGACGACCACGCCGACGCCTTCGTGAGCGCCGGCAACACGGGCGCCATCATGGCGGCGTCCATGTTCATCCTGCAGCGCATCCCGGGCGTGGAGCGCCCGTCGATTGCCGGATTCTTTCCGACCCTGAAGGGGGCCTCCGTGGTCCTCGACATCGGGAGCAACGTCGACTGCAAGCCGGCCCATCTCCTCCAGTTTGCCCGCATGGGCACCGTCTACGCGCGGCAGGTCCTCAAGACCGACCCGCCGTCGGTCGGGCTGCTCAACATCGGCGAAGAGCCGGGCAAGGGCAACGAGCAAGTCAAGGCGGCCCACGAATTGCTCCGGGACGCCGACGATGTGCACTTCGTCGGCAACGTAGAGGGGGGCGACCTGCTTTTTTACGCCGCCGACATCATTATCTGTGACGGGTTTGTCGGCAACGCCCTCCTCAAGTTTGGGGAAAGCATGTCGACGGTCCTGTCGGACATGTGTCAGCAGGAGATGGAGCGCCAGGGCCTCGCCCCCGACGAACAGAAGCTCGTGGCGGGGGTGCTCGACGAGGTGCGCGAGGGGTTCGATCCGGAAGCCTTGGGCGGAGCGCCGCTCCTCGGGGTCAACGGAAATGTGCTCGTGGGGCACGGGCGCTCCACGGCGGACGTGATTGCCCAGATGATTCACTCGGCCCGCACCATCGCCACCGAGAACGTCGCCCACGCCCTGGAAGAAGCGTTCCAGTCCTCCTCCGCATAGTGCCCGGGCGGGTCCCGTCTTCTTCGCACTGTCCGCTTGTCCCATGCCTTCCCTCTCGTCCGCTTCCCCGCAGGCCGCCATCACGTCTGTCGGCCACTACCTTCCCGAGACGCGGCTCACCAACGGCGACCTGGAGGAAATGGTGGAGACCAGCGACGAGTGGATCCGCACGCGGACCGGCATCCAGGAGCGACGCATCCTCGGCGACGACGGCAAGGCAACGGCCTTCATGGCGACGGCGGCCGCCCAGGAGGCCCTCGACAGCCGCGGCATCGATCCGGACGCGGTGGACCTGATCGTCGTCGCCACGGTGACGCCCGACATGTTTTTTCCGTCCACGGCCTGCCTCGTGCAGGACAACCTCGGGGCGTCCAAGGCGTGGGGCTTTGACCTGTCGGCGGCGTGCAGTGGCTTTATCTACGCCCTTACGACCGGGGCCCAGTTCATCGAGACGGGCCAGGCCGAGACGGTGCTCGTGATCGGGGCCGACAAGATGAGCTCGATCGTCGACTACACGGACCGCACCACCTGCATCCTCTTTGGGGACGCGGCGGGGGCGGTGGTGCTGGAGGCCGACGAGGAGGCGGGGCTCCACGACGCGGTCCACCACGTCGACGGGGAGCACAGCGAACTGCTTCGCATGCGAGGGGGCGGCAGCCTCAACCCGCCGACCCACGAGACCGTCGACGCGCACATGCACTACCTCCAACAGGAGGGACGGCAGGTCTTCAAGCTCGCCGTGAACCGGATGGCGAACGTATGCAGGGAGGTGCTGGACCGCAATGGCCTCGACGCGGCGGGGGTGGACTACCTCGTGCCACACCAGGCCAACCAGCGCATCATCGACGCGACCGCGAAGCAGCTCGGGCTCTCCTCCGAGCAGGTCATGGTGAACATCGACCGCTACGGCAACACCACCGCCGCGACGATTCCGCTGTGCCTGTACGACTGGGAGGACGAGCTGGAGCGGGGGGACGACCTCATCGTGACGGCCTTCGGCGGCGGCTTGACCTGGGGCGCCGGCCACCTCACCTGGGCCTACGGTTGACGGTGAGGCAGGGGGCGTCGGCCGTTCGCGCCCCCTTCAATCCCGAACGCGACTCTCGAACCTTGCGCTTCAACAGTGACATGGCGACTGCATTTCTGTTTCCCGGACAGGGCTCGCAGGCCGTGGGGATGGGGCACGAGCTCTACGAACAGCACGACGAAGCCCGCGCCTGCTTCGAGGCGGCCAACGACCTCCTCGACGTTGACCTCCTCTCGTTGATGTTTGGGCTGGGGGCGGACGGGGACGAGGCGGAAGAGCAACTCAAGCAGACGGAGATCACGCAGCCGGCCCTTTACACGCACAGCCTGGCGGCCATGGCGGTGCTCGAGGCGCACGGCCCGGCGCCCGACATGGTGGCGGGGCACAGCCTTGGGGAGTACAGCGCGCTGGCGGCCGCGGGCGCCCTCTCGTTCGAGGACGGCCTGCGCGTGGTGCGCCGGCGCGGGGAGCTCATGGGCGAGGCCGGCGAGCGGCGCCCGGGCCGCATGGCGGCCGTGCTGGGGGCCGATACGGCCCACGTCGAAGAGGTGTGCGACGACGTCTCCGCGAATGGGGACGGGGTGGTGCGGCCCGCGAACTACAACGCCCCGGGCCAGATTGTCATTTCCGGCGACGTGGGGGCGGTGGAGCAGGCGACGGAGGCGGTGGAGGGGCGCGCCATGCCGCTGTCGGTCAGCGGGGCCTTCCACTCGCCCCTCATGGAGTACGCCCGCGATGGGCTCGCGGAGGTGCTCGACGCGGTCCCCGTCGAGGCGCCCCGCTGCCCCGTGT
This window encodes:
- the rpmF gene encoding 50S ribosomal protein L32, which translates into the protein MAVPKRRHSKSRTRKRRSTYYNELEPPQLMECNNCGNPKVMHRACKHCGHYRGRQVIEPSDELIA
- the plsX gene encoding phosphate acyltransferase PlsX is translated as MAASRIAVDAMGGDNAPEAVVEGAIQALHQTQGELSVLLVGPEERLHGLLASRPEAPEERLRIVDAPEAIGMGETPSTAVKQKPNSSIHQGLAAHHDDHADAFVSAGNTGAIMAASMFILQRIPGVERPSIAGFFPTLKGASVVLDIGSNVDCKPAHLLQFARMGTVYARQVLKTDPPSVGLLNIGEEPGKGNEQVKAAHELLRDADDVHFVGNVEGGDLLFYAADIIICDGFVGNALLKFGESMSTVLSDMCQQEMERQGLAPDEQKLVAGVLDEVREGFDPEALGGAPLLGVNGNVLVGHGRSTADVIAQMIHSARTIATENVAHALEEAFQSSSA
- a CDS encoding beta-ketoacyl-ACP synthase III; this translates as MPSLSSASPQAAITSVGHYLPETRLTNGDLEEMVETSDEWIRTRTGIQERRILGDDGKATAFMATAAAQEALDSRGIDPDAVDLIVVATVTPDMFFPSTACLVQDNLGASKAWGFDLSAACSGFIYALTTGAQFIETGQAETVLVIGADKMSSIVDYTDRTTCILFGDAAGAVVLEADEEAGLHDAVHHVDGEHSELLRMRGGGSLNPPTHETVDAHMHYLQQEGRQVFKLAVNRMANVCREVLDRNGLDAAGVDYLVPHQANQRIIDATAKQLGLSSEQVMVNIDRYGNTTAATIPLCLYDWEDELERGDDLIVTAFGGGLTWGAGHLTWAYG
- the fabD gene encoding ACP S-malonyltransferase, which gives rise to MATAFLFPGQGSQAVGMGHELYEQHDEARACFEAANDLLDVDLLSLMFGLGADGDEAEEQLKQTEITQPALYTHSLAAMAVLEAHGPAPDMVAGHSLGEYSALAAAGALSFEDGLRVVRRRGELMGEAGERRPGRMAAVLGADTAHVEEVCDDVSANGDGVVRPANYNAPGQIVISGDVGAVEQATEAVEGRAMPLSVSGAFHSPLMEYARDGLAEVLDAVPVEAPRCPVYPNVTAEPTTDPDEIRRCLRAQLLSPVQWAPTLRRMQEDGAARFVEVGTGQVLQGLVGRTLDDGAEAMGAGTPGEIARLTEA